In Mastigocladopsis repens PCC 10914, a single window of DNA contains:
- a CDS encoding NUDIX hydrolase has translation MATHVAIAILYQKDKFLMQLRDNKPNIVYPGCWGLFGGHIEPGETSEVAVQREILEEIDYIPPTFSKFGCYRDERAVRHVFHAPLTVELNQLVLNEGWDMGLVTPEDIRQGSCYSSMSGDMRPFGSVPQRILLDFIDKGMGNR, from the coding sequence ATGGCTACCCATGTGGCGATCGCCATTCTCTATCAAAAAGACAAATTTCTCATGCAGTTGCGGGATAACAAGCCCAATATTGTCTACCCAGGTTGCTGGGGGCTTTTTGGCGGACACATCGAACCTGGTGAAACCTCAGAGGTTGCGGTACAACGGGAAATTTTAGAAGAAATCGACTACATACCACCAACATTCTCTAAGTTTGGCTGTTATCGCGATGAAAGAGCGGTTCGTCACGTCTTCCATGCACCACTTACAGTGGAATTAAATCAACTGGTTCTTAACGAAGGTTGGGACATGGGCTTAGTGACACCAGAAGACATTCGCCAGGGTAGCTGTTATTCATCTATGTCAGGAGATATGCGACCCTTTGGATCTGTGCCTCAGCGGATTTTGTTAGATTTTATAGATAAAGGAATGGGGAATCGGTAA
- a CDS encoding AI-2E family transporter produces MQSANKLPRWLSLSLAFPLAVLNGWVLLQVLQYFQPLVNIFVAASLLAFVLDYPIRFFQQRGVKRNLAIGSVLLLAVVIVVALALTLVPLILQQLNELANFLPSWIDSGTQQLQAFQIWAETQQLPVNLSGLLTQLLDRLSNQLQSLTGQILSFAVDTIGSVVNVLLTVVLTIYLVLNGERLWDGIFLWFSPHIGLQVRQLLREDFQNYFIGQATLGALLAVALILVFLALRVPLALLFGIGIGFFSLFPFGTGIGIAIVSLLVGLQNFWLGVEVLAVAVMIDQVNTNFVAPRLLGNLTGLNPVWVVISLLLGTKLGGLLGLLVAIPLASFIKDVADSWRVGGFKKEEVIESKPTMVVSDTAGTYS; encoded by the coding sequence ATGCAATCAGCAAACAAACTACCACGATGGTTAAGTTTGAGCCTAGCATTTCCCCTTGCGGTACTCAACGGTTGGGTATTGCTTCAGGTTTTGCAATATTTTCAACCCTTGGTCAACATCTTTGTCGCCGCCAGTTTGCTGGCTTTTGTTCTCGACTATCCAATTCGGTTTTTTCAACAACGAGGGGTTAAACGCAACTTAGCTATTGGAAGTGTTTTGTTGTTAGCTGTAGTGATTGTAGTGGCTTTGGCTCTCACCTTGGTTCCCCTGATTCTGCAACAGCTTAACGAACTGGCTAATTTTTTGCCAAGTTGGATTGATTCTGGAACGCAACAACTTCAAGCTTTCCAAATCTGGGCTGAGACCCAACAGCTTCCCGTGAATTTAAGTGGCTTATTGACTCAACTGTTAGACAGATTATCCAATCAACTTCAGTCTTTAACCGGTCAAATCCTTAGTTTTGCGGTGGATACCATTGGTAGTGTGGTCAACGTACTGCTGACGGTCGTACTGACTATCTACTTAGTATTGAACGGAGAACGTCTTTGGGATGGAATTTTTCTGTGGTTCTCGCCTCATATTGGTTTACAAGTACGGCAATTGCTGCGCGAAGATTTTCAAAATTATTTTATTGGTCAAGCAACATTGGGTGCTTTGCTAGCGGTTGCTCTGATACTTGTATTTTTAGCCCTGCGAGTTCCCTTGGCTTTACTTTTTGGCATCGGAATTGGATTTTTCTCTCTTTTCCCTTTTGGGACGGGTATAGGTATCGCTATCGTCAGTCTGTTAGTAGGATTGCAGAATTTTTGGTTAGGGGTTGAAGTCCTCGCTGTTGCGGTAATGATTGACCAAGTGAATACTAATTTTGTTGCTCCTCGCCTTTTGGGTAATTTGACTGGCTTAAATCCTGTTTGGGTAGTCATTTCCTTACTGTTGGGCACCAAATTGGGAGGACTGCTGGGTTTGTTGGTTGCTATACCCTTAGCCAGTTTTATCAAAGATGTGGCAGATAGCTGGCGTGTAGGGGGATTTAAGAAAGAAGAGGTTATCGAGTCCAAACCAACAATGGTGGTGAGTGATACAGCAGGAACATACAGTTAA
- the mutS gene encoding DNA mismatch repair protein MutS → MTASYSASQTPEPSNPTAPHADHRLVDRSKLTQMFQHYVETKEKYPHAMLLYRVGDFFECYFEDAVTLAQELELSLTSKLVGEVGRVAMSGVPHHAWERHATQLVEKGYAVVICDQVEDAAEAAGRLVRREITRILTPGTLLEEGMLKSSRNNYLAAAVIAGEHWGLAYADISTGEFLTTQGSNLEHLTQELMRLQPAEVLIPTNAPDLGSLLRPGEKSEHLPQCLPPSFCYSLRSQIPFSQGEARARLLQKFKVRSLEGLGCDHLPLAVRAAGGLLEYLEDTQKENAIPLQPLRTYTLTDFLIVDHQTRRNLEITQTVRDGTFHGSLLWALDRTSTAMGSRALRRWLLQPLLDIKGIRSRQDTIQELVENTSLRQELRQLLRQIYDLDRLTGRAGSGTAHARDLLALADSLSRLPELSRLVAGARSPFLKALQKAPPVLEELAQQIRDHLVESPPIHIKEGGLIRPGVHVQLDERRVTVEDDQKWIANLEVDERARTGIPNLKVGFNKTFGYYISISRAKADQVPSNYIRKQTLVNEERYITPELKEREARILTARDDLNQLEYEIFVALREEVGAQAEVIRNISRAVAAADVLCGLAELAVYQGYCCPEMVEGREITIVDGRHPVVEQSLPAGFFVPNSTHLGREEDKGDTNNSPPSSHPDLIILTGPNASGKSCYLRQVGLIQLMAQIGSFVPARSARLGVCDRIFTRVGAVDDLATGQSTFMVEMNETANILNHATSRSLVLLDEIGRGTATFDGLSIAWAVAEYLATEIRARTIFATHYHELNELASLLPNIANYQVTVKELPDQIIFLHQVQPGGADKSYGIEAGRLAGLPKVVIQRAKQVMGQIEKHSKIAVGLREGLQEEDK, encoded by the coding sequence ATGACTGCTTCTTACTCTGCATCCCAAACACCGGAACCCAGTAACCCAACTGCACCTCACGCTGACCACCGACTGGTGGATCGCAGTAAGCTGACTCAAATGTTTCAGCACTATGTCGAGACGAAGGAGAAGTATCCTCATGCGATGCTACTGTATCGAGTGGGAGATTTCTTTGAATGTTACTTTGAAGATGCTGTGACTTTGGCGCAGGAATTAGAACTCTCCCTCACCAGCAAGCTAGTAGGAGAAGTAGGACGGGTAGCGATGAGTGGTGTACCACATCATGCCTGGGAACGCCACGCAACGCAGCTGGTAGAAAAAGGATATGCTGTTGTCATTTGCGACCAAGTGGAAGATGCTGCGGAAGCTGCTGGGAGGTTGGTGCGGCGGGAAATCACGCGCATCCTGACTCCTGGGACTTTGCTAGAGGAGGGAATGCTCAAGTCTAGTCGCAATAATTACCTGGCGGCTGCGGTCATTGCTGGGGAGCATTGGGGTTTGGCGTATGCAGATATTTCCACGGGTGAATTCCTTACCACGCAAGGTAGCAATTTAGAGCATTTGACACAGGAACTGATGCGCTTGCAGCCTGCGGAGGTGCTCATTCCTACCAACGCACCCGACTTGGGCAGTTTACTGCGTCCGGGAGAAAAATCGGAACATCTTCCGCAATGTTTGCCACCATCTTTTTGTTATTCCTTGCGATCGCAAATTCCCTTCTCTCAAGGAGAAGCGAGGGCAAGATTGTTGCAAAAGTTTAAAGTGCGTTCCCTAGAAGGTTTAGGCTGTGATCATCTTCCTCTCGCCGTCCGCGCCGCAGGTGGTTTGCTGGAATATTTAGAAGATACGCAAAAAGAAAACGCTATCCCCCTACAGCCGCTACGCACCTATACCCTCACTGACTTTTTAATTGTTGACCATCAAACTCGCCGCAACCTGGAAATTACGCAAACGGTTCGTGATGGGACTTTTCACGGTTCCCTACTTTGGGCATTAGATAGAACTAGTACGGCAATGGGTAGCCGTGCTTTGCGACGATGGTTATTGCAACCGCTACTTGATATTAAAGGTATTCGCTCCCGACAAGACACTATTCAAGAATTGGTAGAAAATACGAGTCTGCGTCAAGAACTGCGGCAGTTGTTACGTCAAATTTATGATTTGGATCGGCTTACGGGACGCGCTGGTTCTGGTACTGCTCATGCAAGGGATTTACTTGCTTTAGCAGACTCACTTTCTCGGTTGCCGGAATTATCTCGCCTGGTGGCTGGTGCTCGTTCACCCTTCCTGAAAGCATTGCAGAAAGCACCTCCTGTGTTGGAGGAGTTGGCACAGCAAATTCGCGATCATCTCGTGGAGTCGCCGCCTATACATATCAAGGAAGGCGGGTTGATACGTCCTGGGGTTCATGTTCAGTTGGACGAGAGACGTGTCACTGTCGAAGATGACCAGAAATGGATTGCTAATTTGGAAGTTGATGAGCGAGCAAGGACGGGAATTCCAAATTTGAAGGTCGGATTTAACAAAACCTTTGGTTATTATATCAGTATTTCCCGTGCAAAAGCCGACCAAGTGCCGTCGAATTATATACGCAAGCAAACGCTGGTCAATGAAGAACGCTACATCACGCCGGAGTTGAAGGAACGGGAAGCGCGGATTCTCACGGCACGAGATGATTTGAATCAGTTGGAATATGAGATTTTTGTGGCGTTGCGGGAAGAAGTGGGCGCACAAGCAGAGGTCATTCGCAATATTTCCCGTGCGGTAGCAGCCGCGGATGTGTTGTGTGGTTTGGCAGAGTTAGCTGTTTATCAGGGTTACTGTTGTCCAGAAATGGTGGAAGGACGAGAAATTACGATTGTGGATGGACGTCATCCTGTGGTGGAACAGTCTTTGCCGGCGGGTTTCTTTGTACCCAATTCTACACACTTGGGAAGGGAAGAGGACAAGGGGGACACAAACAACTCCCCCCCATCTTCCCATCCTGACCTCATCATCCTCACTGGTCCAAACGCAAGTGGAAAGAGTTGTTATCTGCGTCAGGTGGGGTTAATTCAGCTGATGGCGCAAATTGGTAGTTTTGTCCCTGCGCGGTCTGCTAGGTTGGGGGTGTGCGATCGCATTTTCACTCGTGTGGGTGCAGTGGATGACTTGGCGACGGGTCAATCTACTTTTATGGTGGAGATGAATGAGACGGCAAATATTCTCAACCATGCAACGTCGCGATCGCTGGTATTGTTGGATGAAATTGGCAGAGGGACAGCAACATTTGATGGTCTTTCTATTGCTTGGGCGGTGGCGGAGTACCTTGCAACGGAGATTCGGGCGCGGACGATTTTTGCCACCCACTACCACGAGTTAAATGAATTGGCGTCGCTGTTGCCAAATATTGCCAATTACCAAGTGACGGTGAAGGAGTTACCCGACCAAATTATCTTTTTGCACCAAGTCCAACCAGGAGGCGCTGATAAATCCTACGGAATTGAAGCCGGAAGGTTAGCTGGTTTACCCAAGGTTGTGATTCAAAGGGCAAAACAGGTGATGGGGCAAATTGAAAAGCACAGCAAGATTGCAGTTGGTTTGCGTGAAGGACTTCAAGAGGAAGATAAATAA
- a CDS encoding formylglycine-generating enzyme family protein — translation MTTVADPEQWREQAKQAVERFVGRFDESYRLLLYHAALPLVLTPELVNYLRNEFLRSEQVPWVAEVDLLLSDLCSQVGYELYAMDTHVRAYLLEEMEKHPRCGEQRMQKVAQVLISYVSYLSRLNPGRRQQEIEAQRWAAMVYLGGEQCKEAAREIAKRLLETSRGTGSENLTESGIRAELARLARITEELSAQLQQEPALLEYARLMQRILRTPETVSQAELNRSYRIGDEELTIPDRLLPEGLRLRAMSSSRQTVAGLEGLPPVQTFEFEVATITISDGAETSLSINLQPFEFEVALIEVNESAQINTSSFPEIVDEMIFTKTGQHLNKFEQLILQGTLANQTYEKISESTKYSARHLRNVALKLWEVLSQVLGEKVDKRNLQNVLKRWAARRHLTIHRHRQQAQEFIEDLGNGVQLEMVAIPSGSFVMGSPEDEPRRNESESPQHTVTIQSFFLGKYPVTQAQWQAVASLPQVNHELDANPSRFKGENRPVERVSWYDGMEFCGRLSQYTGKPYRLPSEAEWEYACRAGTTTPFHFGETITSELANYNADYTYGAGVKGVYRKETTPVGSFGVANAFGLYDMHGNVWEWCADHSHSDYEGAPTDGSAWLDATDNDYRVLQGGSWGFNPGSCRSASRDFYVRAERGNIRNNVGFRVVCAFGRTQ, via the coding sequence ATGACAACTGTAGCTGATCCAGAACAATGGCGAGAACAGGCAAAGCAAGCAGTAGAGCGGTTTGTTGGGCGTTTTGATGAGTCTTATCGGCTGCTTTTGTATCATGCTGCATTACCTTTGGTCCTAACTCCAGAATTAGTGAACTACTTACGCAATGAGTTCTTGCGGAGTGAGCAAGTTCCTTGGGTGGCGGAGGTTGACTTGTTGCTATCTGACTTATGCAGTCAAGTGGGATACGAACTTTACGCAATGGATACCCATGTGCGAGCATATCTGCTGGAGGAAATGGAGAAACATCCACGCTGTGGCGAACAGCGAATGCAGAAAGTCGCGCAAGTTTTAATCAGCTATGTTAGCTACCTAAGTCGGCTCAATCCGGGAAGACGGCAACAAGAAATAGAAGCGCAACGATGGGCGGCAATGGTATATTTGGGGGGTGAACAGTGCAAAGAAGCAGCACGAGAGATTGCCAAGCGGCTCTTAGAAACTAGTAGAGGAACGGGTTCCGAAAACCTTACCGAGTCAGGAATTCGGGCAGAATTGGCGCGATTGGCACGAATTACCGAAGAACTATCAGCTCAGTTACAGCAGGAACCAGCCTTGCTGGAGTACGCAAGGTTGATGCAGCGAATCTTAAGAACGCCAGAGACAGTCAGTCAGGCAGAGCTGAATCGTTCCTATCGGATAGGTGATGAGGAACTCACAATCCCGGATAGATTGCTACCAGAAGGTTTGCGCTTAAGGGCGATGTCATCTTCTAGGCAAACAGTTGCTGGGCTTGAAGGGTTACCGCCAGTACAGACTTTTGAATTTGAAGTCGCAACCATCACTATCTCTGATGGAGCAGAAACTTCTCTAAGTATCAATCTGCAACCTTTTGAATTTGAAGTCGCACTGATAGAGGTTAATGAATCTGCTCAAATCAATACAAGTAGTTTTCCCGAAATCGTAGATGAGATGATTTTTACGAAAACAGGACAACATCTCAATAAATTTGAACAGTTAATTCTACAGGGAACATTAGCCAATCAAACCTATGAGAAAATTTCAGAATCAACAAAATACTCTGCGCGTCATCTGAGGAATGTTGCTCTCAAGCTATGGGAAGTTTTATCACAAGTGCTTGGGGAAAAAGTTGACAAAAGAAATCTGCAAAATGTTCTCAAGCGATGGGCTGCTCGTCGTCATTTAACTATTCATCGTCATCGTCAGCAAGCTCAGGAGTTTATCGAAGATTTAGGGAATGGAGTGCAGTTAGAGATGGTAGCCATTCCTTCTGGAAGCTTTGTGATGGGGTCGCCAGAAGATGAACCTAGGCGCAATGAATCGGAAAGCCCTCAGCATACAGTAACGATTCAATCTTTCTTCCTAGGCAAATATCCAGTTACGCAGGCACAGTGGCAAGCAGTCGCCTCTCTTCCACAAGTTAACCACGAACTCGACGCTAATCCATCTAGATTTAAAGGAGAAAATCGCCCTGTTGAACGAGTTTCGTGGTATGATGGTATGGAGTTTTGCGGTCGCCTGTCACAATACACTGGTAAACCCTACCGTTTACCAAGTGAAGCCGAATGGGAATATGCTTGTCGTGCGGGTACGACGACTCCATTTCACTTTGGTGAGACAATTACATCTGAGTTGGCAAACTATAACGCTGATTACACTTACGGTGCTGGTGTCAAAGGGGTTTACCGCAAGGAGACAACTCCTGTAGGTAGCTTTGGTGTAGCGAATGCCTTTGGGCTATACGATATGCACGGGAATGTGTGGGAATGGTGTGCTGACCATTCCCATAGTGACTATGAAGGAGCGCCCACAGACGGAAGCGCGTGGCTAGATGCTACTGATAATGATTATCGCGTTCTGCAGGGCGGTTCCTGGGGCTTCAATCCTGGAAGCTGCCGTTCCGCGTCTCGCGACTTCTACGTTAGGGCGGAGCGCGGCAACATCCGCAACAATGTTGGTTTTCGTGTTGTCTGCGCGTTCGGGAGGACTCAGTAG
- a CDS encoding VWA containing CoxE family protein, whose protein sequence is MSSFNSEDLMTRAFIRLRQSGFQLGVGELLAARQAVEGGFGENEEALAETLKILWCHSPSEQSQFDPIWESLLMSSTPKQSKKPPPTEPKLEPDQERVEELQKPSSPPPQETVTEIKSKPELASLPIRAPFTPVENEDTSTLQTYYPISRRSMVYSWRYLRRPVADGPLDVLDVDATIEQPTRQGFYLTPVYRRREQNNAHLLLLLDQNGSMTPFHRFTRDLVETALYESCLQPEKVSVFYFHNVPAASVYKDLYLTEPIALHTVLETCDNQTSILIVSDGGAARGYRKLERIRATTSFLFQLKRYTSLIAWLNPMPEERWIGSSAEIIANLVPMYQMDNNGLSNAIDIVRGQPLQHLHSPFS, encoded by the coding sequence ATGAGTTCCTTTAACTCAGAAGATTTGATGACTCGTGCGTTCATTCGTTTGCGCCAAAGTGGCTTTCAGCTTGGCGTGGGAGAACTTTTGGCAGCACGGCAAGCCGTTGAGGGGGGATTTGGGGAAAATGAAGAAGCACTGGCAGAGACATTAAAGATTTTATGGTGTCACTCCCCATCCGAACAAAGCCAGTTTGACCCCATTTGGGAGTCTTTGCTGATGAGTTCGACTCCCAAACAGTCCAAAAAACCTCCTCCAACAGAACCAAAGCTTGAGCCTGATCAAGAACGGGTGGAGGAACTGCAGAAACCATCGTCACCGCCTCCCCAAGAGACTGTAACTGAGATCAAGTCTAAACCAGAACTGGCATCGCTCCCGATTCGGGCACCTTTTACACCAGTGGAAAACGAGGATACATCTACATTACAGACGTACTATCCCATTTCCCGTCGTTCCATGGTTTATAGTTGGCGATATCTACGCCGACCTGTTGCTGATGGTCCATTAGATGTGCTAGATGTGGATGCGACCATTGAGCAACCAACTCGCCAGGGATTCTACTTAACTCCAGTCTACCGCAGACGAGAACAAAACAATGCCCATCTGTTGCTGCTGCTTGACCAAAATGGCTCGATGACGCCGTTTCATCGTTTTACCCGCGATTTAGTGGAAACAGCACTCTATGAAAGTTGTCTGCAACCGGAAAAAGTAAGTGTATTCTATTTCCATAACGTGCCTGCTGCGAGTGTTTACAAAGACCTTTACCTGACAGAACCAATTGCCTTACACACAGTATTAGAAACCTGCGATAATCAAACTAGCATATTGATTGTCAGCGATGGTGGGGCAGCACGAGGGTATCGGAAGTTAGAGCGAATTCGGGCGACTACGAGTTTTTTATTTCAATTGAAGCGGTACACTTCTTTGATTGCTTGGTTAAACCCGATGCCGGAAGAACGTTGGATTGGCAGTTCGGCAGAAATTATTGCCAATTTGGTGCCAATGTACCAGATGGATAATAATGGCTTAAGTAATGCTATTGATATTGTGCGCGGGCAACCCCTACAACACTTACATTCACCTTTTTCATGA
- a CDS encoding AAA family ATPase: MLANQRLEFTGNPARRPENPPKDSPTHPEPYVVSPELKKAVNLAIYLRRPLLLEGDAGCGKTRLASAVAYELGLPLYRWDIRSTTKAQDGLYEYDAILRLHDVQTQKVEQIQPVDEAETDEEEDKESVNRNPANPKHYRKFGALGKAFQLKNHPAVVLIDEIDKADLDFPNDLLTVLDEPWEFKIKETGETITATHKPIVIITSNKEKGNLPAPFLRRCLYYYVDFPNDAKRLQDIVEKHYQIREEESPPSNLVNTAIDRFLAVWNEGGLFKKPGTSEFLDWLKALHTFEAEPYKAAQLKKDKLLPYRELLFKLQQDWKKYAKAS, translated from the coding sequence ATGTTAGCAAATCAACGATTAGAATTTACAGGAAATCCCGCGCGCCGTCCTGAAAACCCACCTAAAGACTCACCAACGCACCCAGAGCCATATGTCGTTTCTCCCGAATTAAAAAAAGCCGTCAATTTAGCAATCTATCTCAGACGACCATTATTATTAGAAGGAGATGCCGGGTGTGGTAAGACTCGCCTTGCTTCGGCTGTTGCCTATGAATTAGGACTTCCTCTTTATCGTTGGGATATCCGTTCCACTACAAAAGCTCAAGACGGACTCTATGAATATGATGCGATTCTGCGACTGCATGATGTGCAAACGCAGAAAGTAGAGCAAATACAGCCAGTAGATGAAGCAGAAACCGACGAGGAGGAAGATAAGGAAAGTGTAAATCGCAATCCTGCTAACCCTAAACACTATCGTAAATTTGGAGCTTTAGGAAAGGCATTTCAGCTAAAGAATCACCCAGCAGTTGTGCTGATTGATGAAATTGACAAAGCAGATTTGGATTTCCCGAATGATTTGTTAACAGTTTTAGATGAACCGTGGGAATTCAAAATTAAGGAGACTGGAGAAACAATTACAGCTACACACAAACCAATTGTCATCATTACCAGTAATAAAGAAAAAGGTAACTTACCTGCGCCATTTTTACGTCGTTGCCTGTATTATTATGTAGACTTCCCAAACGATGCGAAACGGTTGCAGGATATCGTCGAGAAGCATTACCAGATTCGTGAGGAAGAATCACCGCCTTCTAATTTAGTAAACACAGCAATTGACCGCTTTCTAGCTGTGTGGAATGAAGGCGGACTTTTCAAGAAACCAGGAACCAGCGAATTTCTGGATTGGCTTAAGGCACTCCATACATTTGAGGCAGAACCTTACAAAGCGGCGCAACTGAAAAAAGACAAGTTGCTTCCTTACCGAGAGTTATTATTTAAGCTGCAACAGGACTGGAAGAAGTATGCCAAAGCCTCATGA
- a CDS encoding TIR domain-containing protein → MVQVGCHRLEPRSSNLISWLNFVPATYLRPDVESAMGMEGNQWYRPVLYLRWEDNKGGQLLAQVMRAMNEEFVNPLVQKEQNLIWKDSNMTATYEYDVFISHATEDKDFVRPLAEELQKRGYRVWYDEFFVRWGDSISSSIDKAISQSKFAIIVLSRNFFQKTWTKRELEGFVSKEVTYGKVILPIWHKVSKEEVLVFSPTLADKVAVESSRGIDYIISKLVDIMTQNSAIPVTPPVKLPKNTGEMPRKAPSNARSEFYKKRIAAKKEELAAIDSQLAGTLSAVDELKLNKQAEGIMKEIEELEAK, encoded by the coding sequence ATGGTTCAAGTTGGGTGTCATCGACTTGAGCCGCGAAGCAGTAACTTGATATCCTGGCTTAACTTTGTTCCAGCTACTTATCTTCGTCCTGATGTAGAGAGTGCAATGGGGATGGAAGGAAATCAGTGGTATCGTCCTGTGCTGTATCTGCGTTGGGAGGATAATAAGGGAGGACAACTCTTGGCTCAGGTTATGCGAGCGATGAACGAGGAATTTGTAAATCCATTGGTACAGAAGGAACAAAATCTGATCTGGAAAGATAGTAATATGACAGCGACATATGAATATGATGTATTTATTAGTCATGCAACTGAAGATAAAGACTTTGTCAGACCTCTAGCTGAAGAGCTACAAAAAAGAGGTTATCGTGTCTGGTATGATGAATTTTTTGTGAGATGGGGAGACAGCATAAGTAGTTCAATTGATAAAGCTATTTCACAATCAAAGTTTGCAATTATTGTACTCAGTCGTAATTTCTTTCAAAAAACATGGACAAAGCGTGAGTTAGAGGGATTTGTTTCCAAGGAAGTAACTTATGGAAAAGTCATACTTCCTATTTGGCATAAGGTATCAAAAGAGGAAGTTTTAGTTTTTTCTCCAACTCTTGCTGATAAAGTGGCAGTCGAGTCTTCCCGAGGAATTGATTATATTATTAGTAAATTAGTTGATATCATGACCCAGAACTCAGCAATTCCGGTTACTCCTCCTGTAAAACTGCCAAAAAATACTGGAGAAATGCCACGAAAAGCGCCTTCAAATGCAAGAAGCGAGTTTTACAAAAAACGTATAGCAGCAAAGAAAGAGGAGCTTGCTGCGATTGACTCTCAGTTAGCTGGAACGCTTAGTGCTGTTGATGAATTGAAGCTGAATAAGCAGGCTGAGGGGATTATGAAAGAAATAGAAGAACTAGAAGCGAAATGA
- a CDS encoding tetratricopeptide repeat protein produces MNDEFYTKGLDKAKQKDYFGAIEEFTRALQLEPYCSEAYYQRGLAYYDLGEILNAVSDFTEALKLNPQSVEAHYCRALARVALKNLPGALADVEQVIRLNAHYAAAYHLRGTVRRKQGFIQDAIANFKKAAELYLDQKDTENCRQCLEKIKQLQPKEKPAALVQPSPTIAPIKSEKEYFAQLLEKAEKGDTREAMEDLNWALQVDPQDAQAYCCRGVVRCKLENYRDAISDFNQALRLNFVDAIVYRNRGKARSHLGDHTGAIADFNQALQMQPQDAMLYIARGNAYRVMGNYLGAINDYTQALQMNADDATAYYNRGIAYTCLEEMERAVEDYQRAASIFCEKEDWGNYQQVLDSLQKINSPSSNSGKAKYNVLRQRLLRLVGGYWEIAQRLIDQAQYDYPGMSEEWYLQKVISDWERDRG; encoded by the coding sequence ATGAATGACGAATTTTACACTAAGGGATTAGACAAAGCCAAGCAAAAAGACTATTTTGGAGCCATTGAGGAATTCACCCGTGCTTTGCAGCTAGAACCGTACTGTTCTGAAGCTTACTATCAACGGGGTTTAGCATACTATGATTTAGGAGAAATACTCAATGCTGTTTCCGACTTTACAGAAGCACTGAAGCTTAATCCTCAAAGTGTGGAGGCTCATTACTGTCGCGCCTTAGCACGAGTGGCGCTGAAAAATCTGCCGGGGGCGCTTGCAGATGTGGAACAGGTGATTCGTCTCAATGCTCATTATGCCGCTGCTTATCATTTGCGGGGGACAGTGCGCCGCAAACAGGGGTTTATTCAAGATGCGATCGCCAATTTTAAAAAAGCGGCAGAATTATATTTAGATCAAAAGGATACAGAGAACTGTCGCCAGTGTCTGGAAAAGATTAAACAGCTACAACCCAAAGAAAAACCTGCTGCTTTAGTACAACCAAGTCCCACAATTGCCCCTATCAAATCCGAAAAAGAATATTTCGCGCAGTTACTGGAAAAGGCAGAAAAGGGAGATACTCGTGAGGCGATGGAGGATTTAAACTGGGCATTACAGGTTGATCCACAAGATGCCCAAGCATATTGCTGTCGAGGGGTTGTTCGTTGTAAATTGGAGAATTATCGGGACGCTATTTCAGACTTTAACCAAGCGCTGCGACTCAACTTTGTTGATGCAATTGTCTACCGTAACCGAGGAAAGGCGCGTTCTCATCTAGGGGATCATACTGGGGCGATCGCTGATTTTAATCAAGCACTCCAGATGCAACCTCAAGATGCAATGCTCTATATTGCTCGAGGGAATGCCTATCGGGTTATGGGGAATTATCTTGGTGCAATTAACGACTACACCCAAGCACTGCAAATGAATGCTGATGATGCAACAGCTTACTACAATCGTGGCATTGCCTACACTTGCCTAGAAGAAATGGAACGTGCTGTTGAAGATTATCAGCGTGCAGCGAGTATCTTTTGTGAAAAAGAAGACTGGGGAAATTACCAACAAGTCTTAGATAGCCTCCAAAAAATCAACTCCCCTAGCTCTAACTCAGGAAAAGCAAAGTATAACGTGCTACGACAGCGCCTGTTAAGACTGGTTGGAGGATATTGGGAGATAGCCCAAAGATTGATTGACCAGGCACAGTACGACTATCCTGGAATGTCAGAGGAATGGTATTTGCAAAAAGTGATTAGTGATTGGGAACGCGATCGCGGTTAA